One genomic window of Oryctolagus cuniculus chromosome 11, mOryCun1.1, whole genome shotgun sequence includes the following:
- the ADISSP gene encoding adipose-secreted signaling protein — protein MAAANKGNKPRVRSIRFAAGHDAEGSQSHVHFDEKLHDSVVMVTQESDSSFLVKVGFLKILHRYEITFTLPPVHRLSKDVREAPVPSLHLKLLSVMPVPEGYSVKCEYSAHKEGVLKEEMLLACEGGAGACVRVTVQARVMDRHHGTPMLLDGVKCVGAELEYDSEHSDWHGFD, from the exons ATGGCTGCAGCCAACAAGG GCAACAAGCCCAGGGTCCGGAGTATCCGCTTCGCAGCAGGCCACGATGCAGAAGGCTCCCAGAGCCACGTCCACTTTGATGAGAAGCTGCATGACTCAGTGGTCATGGTCACCCAGGAGAGTGACAGCAGCTTTCTGGTCAAG GTCGGCTTCCTGAAGATCCTGCACAGGTATGAGATTACCTTCACTCTGCCCCCTGTGCACAGGCTGAGCAAGGACGTCCGCGAGGCACCTGTGCCCAGCCTGCACCTCAAGCTCCTCAGTGTCATGCCCGTCCCTGAAG GTTACAGCGTCAAGTGTGAGTACTCTGCACACAAGGAGGGCGTGCTCAAAGAGGAGATGCTGCTGGCCTGCGAAGGTGGCGCCGGCGCCTGCGTGCGCGTGACGGTGCAGGCGCGAGTCATGG ACCGGCACCACGGCACGCCCATGCTGCTGGACGGCGTCAAGTGCGTGGGCGCTGAGCTGGAGTACGACTCGGAGCACAGTGACTGGCATGGCTTCGACTGA